Proteins found in one Pelmatolapia mariae isolate MD_Pm_ZW linkage group LG7, Pm_UMD_F_2, whole genome shotgun sequence genomic segment:
- the rgma gene encoding repulsive guidance molecule A, protein MQSPRERSTVRARAGWMVMGERGRPSALEVCRVLAVLFSLFPSVSLQCKILKCNSEFWASTSNSGPEEEFCTALRAYNSCVRRTARTCRGDLTYHSAQHGIEDLMSQHNCSKEGPTSHPRTRTPLPPAPPPVMTDSQERSDGPEVCHYERSLPRNTAPPNYTHCGFFGDPHLRTFGDDFQTCKVEGAWPLIHNKYLSVQVTNTPVVPGSFATATSKLTIIFKNFQECVDQKMYHAETDELPAAFADGSKNGGDRYGANTLRVVEKVPGQHVEIQARYIGTTIVVRQVGRYLTFAVRMPEEVVNSVEEGDNQDLYLCLHGCPANQRIDFRNFRARAAEAQSVSRTRSSTGANGFTYQSAKTKCKERLPVEDLYFHSCVFDLLSSGDINFTMAAYYAFEDVKMLHSNSKRYHIFEKDAEMNSAEQKGRNVLSVFLVNLLAVLLWTVCL, encoded by the exons ATGCAGTCGCCAAG GGAGAGGAGTACAGTGCGAGCCCGAGCTGGATGGATGGTTATGGGGGAAAGAGGGAGACCCTCGGCGCTTGAAGTGTGCAGAGTCCTCGCCGTGCTTTTCTCACTCTTCCCCTctg TGAGCCTGCAGTGCAAGATCCTCAAGTGCAACTCTGAATTTTGGGCCTCCACCTCAAACTCTGGACCGGAGGAGGAGTTTTGCACGGCTCTGCGGGCGTACAACAGCTGTGTACGTCGGACCGCACGTACCTGCAGGGGTGACTTGACATATCACTCTGCACAGCATGGCATAGAGGACCTAATGAGCCAGCACAACTGCTCCAAGGAAGGACCGACTTCCCATCCACGTACCCGGACCCCGCTTCCTCCAGCACCCCCGCCGGTTATGACTGATAGCCAAGAACGCTCCGATGGCCCGGAAGTGTGCCACTATGAGCGCAGTCTACCACGCAACACGGCGCCACCTAACTATACCCACTGTGGCTTTTTTGGAGACCCACACCTCCGAACTTTTGGCGACGACTTCCAGACATGTAAGGTGGAAGGAGCCTGGCCGCTCATCCATAACAAATACTTGTCCGTCCAGGTGACCAACACTCCTGTAGTACCGGGCTCTTTCGCCACCGCCACAAGCAAG CTGACAATCATCTTTAAGAACTTCCAGGAATGTGTGGACCAGAAGATGTACCACGCGGAGACAGACGAGCTGCCGGCTGCATTTGCAGACGGCTCGAAAAACGGAGGCGACCGCTACGGAGCGAACACCCTGCGTGTGGTGGAGAAGGTTCCCGGGCAGCATGTGGAGATTCAGGCGAGATACATCGGAACAACCATCGTAGTCCGGCAGGTAGGCCGCTACCTAACCTTTGCCGTGCGGATGCCGGAAGAAGTTGTGAACTCTGTGGAGGAAGGTGACAACCAGGACTTGTACCTGTGTCTTCACGGTTGTCCTGCCAACCAGCGCATCGACTTTAGGAACTTCAGAGCTCGAGCGGCGGAGGCCCAAAGCGTCAGCAGGACCAGGAGCAGCACCGGTGCCAACGGCTTTACCTACCAGTCTGCAAAGACCAAGTGCAAAGAGCGGCTTCCAGTGGAGGATCTCTATTTCCATTCTTGCGTGTTCGACCTCCTCTCGTCTGGAGACATAAACTTCACCATGGCAGCCTACTACGCTTTTGAGGATGTTAAAATGCTCCATTCAAATAGCAAAAGATACCACATCTTTGAAAAGGATGCCGAAATGAATAGTGCAGAACAGAAGGGCAGAAATGTACTTTCAGTCTTCCTCGTCAACCTCCTCGCTGTGTTATTGTGGACAGTCTGTCTATAG